From Aliarcobacter butzleri, the proteins below share one genomic window:
- a CDS encoding cytochrome b/b6 domain-containing protein gives MGKSYIWSLPTRVFHSLFAVFILLAFLTDDDKLLNYHAVAGYAILILLAFRLFWGFFGPKYSKFKDFPRGKKNIKEFLNNIFEENQKYIGHNPLASYVMIAMLIVTFLVIVTGILAFGIQEGKGILAFLNDSYFKNMKLFKEIHEILANLLIALIVAHISGVMLDRFLHKKHQTLNSIVTGYKMTNESESIKLNIFQKLFALFMFILFIGFLVFNLIEPKNIFIASKFEPIDYKAQNEVFVSECGSCHTLYPTKSFT, from the coding sequence ATGGGGAAATCATATATTTGGTCATTGCCAACAAGAGTCTTTCACTCTTTGTTTGCAGTTTTTATACTATTAGCATTTTTAACTGATGATGATAAATTATTAAATTATCATGCAGTTGCTGGTTATGCTATATTAATTCTTTTAGCTTTTAGATTGTTTTGGGGATTTTTTGGACCTAAATATTCAAAATTTAAAGACTTTCCAAGAGGTAAAAAGAATATAAAAGAGTTTTTAAATAATATTTTTGAAGAAAATCAAAAATATATTGGTCATAATCCTTTAGCATCTTATGTAATGATAGCTATGTTAATAGTAACTTTTTTAGTAATTGTTACTGGTATTTTAGCTTTTGGGATACAAGAGGGAAAAGGTATTTTAGCTTTTTTAAATGACTCTTATTTCAAAAATATGAAACTATTCAAAGAGATTCATGAGATTTTAGCAAATCTTCTTATAGCACTGATTGTTGCTCATATAAGTGGTGTAATGCTAGATAGATTTTTACATAAGAAACATCAAACTTTAAACTCAATTGTTACAGGTTATAAAATGACAAATGAGAGTGAAAGTATAAAATTAAATATTTTCCAAAAATTATTTGCTCTTTTCATGTTTATACTTTTTATTGGATTTTTGGTATTTAATTTAATAGAGCCAAAAAATATATTTATTGCTTCAAAATTTGAACCAATAGATTACAAAGCACAAAATGAAGTTTTTGTAAGCGAGTGTGGAAGTTGCCATACTCTTTATCCCACCAAATCTTTTACCTAA
- a CDS encoding cytochrome c has translation MADLENHFGDDASLDVQTNKNILDFLIKNSAENSSYKASWNFLNSINNQDIIALSQTSYWKKKHRKIPEKVFENPQVKSKANCKACHSDIEKGLIEYENIKDISTFN, from the coding sequence ATGGCAGATTTAGAGAATCATTTTGGAGATGATGCTTCTCTTGATGTTCAAACAAATAAAAATATTTTAGATTTTTTAATAAAAAACAGTGCAGAAAACTCTTCTTATAAAGCAAGTTGGAATTTTTTGAATTCAATTAATAATCAAGATATAATAGCTCTAAGCCAAACGAGTTACTGGAAGAAAAAACATAGAAAGATTCCAGAAAAGGTTTTTGAAAATCCACAAGTTAAAAGTAAAGCAAACTGCAAAGCTTGTCATAGTGATATTGAAAAAGGATTAATTGAATATGAAAATATTAAAGATATTTCTACTTTTAATTAG
- a CDS encoding response regulator transcription factor, producing MNKRVLLIEDDKDMQKLIVEYLKEYDFDCVAFDQPKDVLEHFKIDNNYSIIILDLMLPEMDGFDLFKKLKQIKDIPIVISSARGDIGNKIHGFELGADDYLAKPYEPRELVLRIEHILKKDFNKTINIGNFIIDKENRTVLVDNYPVDLTKIEFEIFLFLIENQNKISSREQILNASSLDINTKNRTIDMHISNIRFKIGDDSKNPKYIKSVWGIGYKFVG from the coding sequence TTGAATAAAAGAGTTTTATTAATTGAAGATGATAAAGATATGCAAAAACTAATAGTTGAATATCTAAAAGAATACGACTTTGATTGTGTTGCATTTGACCAACCAAAAGATGTATTAGAACATTTTAAAATAGATAATAACTACTCTATAATCATTCTTGATTTGATGCTTCCTGAAATGGATGGATTTGATTTATTTAAAAAATTAAAACAGATAAAAGATATTCCTATTGTTATCTCAAGTGCACGAGGAGATATTGGAAATAAAATCCATGGATTTGAACTTGGAGCAGATGATTATTTAGCAAAACCTTATGAACCAAGAGAGCTAGTTTTACGAATAGAACATATTTTAAAAAAAGATTTTAATAAAACAATAAATATTGGTAATTTTATCATTGATAAAGAAAATCGTACAGTTTTAGTAGATAATTATCCAGTAGATTTAACAAAAATTGAGTTTGAGATTTTTCTATTTTTAATTGAAAATCAAAATAAAATCTCTTCAAGAGAGCAGATTCTAAATGCAAGCTCTTTGGATATAAATACAAAAAATAGAACTATTGATATGCATATATCAAATATTAGATTTAAAATTGGTGATGATTCTAAAAACCCTAAATATATAAAATCCGTTTGGGGTATTGGCTATAAGTTTGTAGGTTAA
- a CDS encoding ArsS family sensor histidine kinase: protein MSIFKKISFLFVISLILMTIIGLWVDNINSKRMDNLIKDKYLKVIEEVFRNIENKNHINYLFHKNNLKIMKDFKISDAKIIYEQNYTFGNITILKKHFEDEFIIKLNYLDEEYILKTPDEQNLNDKIILNFLVFLDIFALFLIFLYLLKLLSPLKTITKEIKNFANGDLTTRININSKDEIGTLAKTFNSMASSLENSIKTREELLRDIGHELRTPIAKGKFAIEKIDDFSQKELLKKIFSDLESLTNELIELEKLNLAKLNLTTFSAETLVLESLGKLYLEDESKIQIDINEDFKINADLYYLSIAFKNLIDNALKYAISFPIIIKVDKNQISISNKGKQLSKEFEYYLKPFTQELSQRDGFGLGLSIVKKILDRHNFQLLYSYENHYNIFKIVL from the coding sequence ATGTCAATTTTTAAAAAAATTTCTTTTTTATTTGTAATAAGTCTAATTCTAATGACAATCATTGGTTTATGGGTTGATAATATAAATTCTAAAAGAATGGACAATCTAATAAAAGATAAATATTTAAAAGTAATAGAAGAAGTTTTTAGAAATATTGAAAATAAAAACCATATAAATTACCTATTTCATAAAAACAATCTAAAAATAATGAAAGATTTTAAAATTTCCGATGCAAAGATTATTTATGAGCAAAATTATACTTTTGGAAATATTACTATTTTAAAAAAACATTTTGAAGATGAATTTATTATAAAATTAAACTATTTAGATGAAGAATATATCTTAAAAACACCAGATGAGCAAAACCTCAACGATAAAATAATTTTAAATTTCCTTGTATTTTTAGATATTTTTGCACTTTTTCTAATTTTTTTATATCTTTTAAAACTCCTTTCTCCTTTAAAAACAATAACAAAAGAGATAAAAAACTTTGCAAATGGTGATTTAACAACAAGAATAAATATAAACTCAAAAGATGAAATAGGAACTTTGGCAAAAACTTTTAATAGTATGGCAAGTTCACTTGAAAACTCTATAAAAACAAGAGAAGAGCTTTTAAGAGATATAGGACATGAACTACGAACTCCAATAGCAAAAGGAAAATTTGCGATTGAAAAAATAGATGATTTTTCACAAAAAGAGTTACTAAAAAAGATTTTTTCAGATTTAGAGAGTTTAACAAATGAACTAATTGAACTTGAAAAACTAAATCTTGCAAAATTAAATCTAACAACATTTAGTGCAGAAACTTTAGTTTTAGAATCTTTAGGAAAACTCTATTTAGAAGATGAATCAAAAATCCAAATAGATATAAATGAAGATTTTAAAATAAATGCCGATTTATATTATCTTTCAATAGCTTTCAAAAACTTGATTGATAACGCTTTAAAATACGCTATTTCATTTCCAATAATCATAAAAGTAGATAAAAACCAAATCTCTATTTCAAATAAAGGAAAACAACTCTCAAAAGAGTTTGAATACTATCTAAAACCTTTTACACAAGAACTATCTCAAAGAGATGGTTTTGGTTTGGGTTTAAGCATCGTAAAAAAAATACTTGATAGACACAATTTTCAGCTACTTTACTCTTATGAAAATCACTATAATATTTTTAAAATTGTTTTATAA
- a CDS encoding class I SAM-dependent methyltransferase, with product MNKNSWNADDYSQKASFVSNLAFSLVDILDVKKDEKILDLGCGDGTLAIKIQNQGANVIGIDLSEEMVLKAREKGIETFVMSVTDLKFEDESFDKIFSNAVLHWVKDLDKSAKEIARVLKKDGKFVAEFGGYGNIKFLCEAMDEVFLTHKDFGEFNNPWNFISDIEYKKILEKNGFEVESIELIDRPTKIEDIKVWLDIFANGITKNLTTKQKEIFKEEVEKILKNKIYSEEFGWLADYVRLRVVANKL from the coding sequence ATGAATAAAAATAGTTGGAATGCAGATGATTATTCACAAAAAGCAAGTTTTGTTTCAAATTTGGCTTTTTCTTTAGTTGATATTTTAGATGTGAAAAAAGATGAAAAGATTTTGGATTTAGGTTGTGGAGATGGAACTTTAGCAATAAAGATACAAAATCAAGGTGCAAATGTAATTGGAATTGATTTAAGTGAAGAGATGGTTTTAAAAGCAAGAGAAAAAGGTATAGAAACTTTTGTTATGAGTGTTACAGATTTAAAATTTGAAGATGAGAGTTTTGATAAAATTTTTTCAAATGCTGTATTACATTGGGTTAAAGATTTAGATAAAAGTGCAAAAGAAATAGCTAGAGTTTTGAAAAAAGATGGAAAGTTTGTAGCTGAATTTGGTGGTTATGGAAATATAAAATTTTTATGTGAAGCGATGGATGAAGTTTTTTTAACGCATAAAGATTTTGGAGAGTTTAATAATCCTTGGAATTTTATAAGTGATATTGAATATAAAAAAATATTAGAAAAAAATGGTTTTGAAGTTGAATCAATAGAGTTGATAGATAGACCAACAAAAATTGAAGATATAAAAGTTTGGTTGGATATTTTTGCAAATGGAATCACTAAAAATTTAACAACAAAACAAAAAGAGATTTTTAAAGAAGAGGTTGAAAAGATTTTAAAAAATAAAATCTACTCAGAAGAGTTTGGTTGGCTTGCTGATTATGTAAGATTAAGAGTTGTTGCAAATAAATTATAA
- a CDS encoding helix-turn-helix transcriptional regulator encodes MTYIVPNYFIEKNDSRIVDLEEIYCINYITKYREDFLSIRNTMHALMIPLIGQKIITTKEEKLDINSSNICFLYQNNYFLSKRVNENLKYKSIVLFFSDKFILDFIKKYKIKSDKKLETELFNFDYSKFEELKIAIKSFENYLEKDFSKELLKLKIEELFLLVLQKDEKSLIQFFNKIINTTKDRIKYILESNLDFVNSFEDICSLTRQNPSKIRKYFKDEFNTTPKLWINEKRLEKATLLLKTTDETISQIATSCGYSSVSWFILEFKKRYNLTPKDYRYKI; translated from the coding sequence ATGACTTATATTGTTCCAAACTATTTTATAGAAAAAAATGATAGTAGAATTGTTGATTTAGAAGAGATTTATTGTATAAATTATATTACAAAATATCGAGAAGATTTTTTATCGATTAGAAATACAATGCACGCTCTTATGATTCCTTTGATTGGTCAAAAAATCATAACTACAAAGGAAGAAAAACTAGATATAAACTCATCAAATATCTGTTTTTTGTATCAAAACAACTATTTTTTAAGTAAAAGAGTAAATGAAAATCTAAAATACAAATCAATAGTTTTGTTTTTTAGTGATAAGTTTATATTGGATTTTATAAAAAAATATAAAATAAAGAGTGATAAAAAGCTTGAAACTGAACTTTTTAATTTTGATTATTCAAAGTTTGAAGAGTTAAAAATAGCTATAAAATCTTTTGAAAACTATTTGGAAAAGGATTTTTCAAAAGAGCTTTTAAAACTAAAAATAGAGGAGTTATTTCTTTTAGTTTTACAAAAAGATGAAAAGAGTTTGATACAGTTTTTTAATAAAATTATAAATACTACAAAAGATAGAATCAAATATATTTTAGAATCAAATCTTGATTTTGTAAATAGTTTTGAAGATATTTGCAGTTTAACAAGACAAAATCCTTCAAAAATTAGAAAATATTTTAAAGATGAATTTAACACAACACCAAAACTTTGGATAAATGAAAAAAGATTGGAAAAAGCAACTTTGTTATTAAAAACAACAGATGAAACAATCTCTCAAATTGCAACTTCATGTGGATATTCAAGTGTATCTTGGTTTATTTTAGAGTTTAAAAAAAGATATAACTTAACACCAAAAGATTACAGATATAAAATATAA